The following coding sequences lie in one Niabella agricola genomic window:
- a CDS encoding acyltransferase family protein gives MNQPAPARFLALDVFRGLTICFMIIVNTGGPNPFHELRHAQWNGFTLTDLVFPSFLFAVGNAISFSTSKWELQPRQTVVLKILKRTLLLFLIGYLMYWLPFVKIDPQNHLHPFPIGETRIFGVLQRIALCYGIGALIIYFASRRTVLITAAGLLLGYWLLAAIFGDYTLNGAATTKLDILTLTPPHLYKKGPENAFDPEGLLSTLPAIVNVLIGYFAGAHIKKNPRSFEMLALLAIAGFLLLSAGYLWNLVFPINKKLWTSSFACLTTGLDCLILTTILYFIDFRGNRTGVHFFEVFGKNALFIYLFSEVIPILLSSFYTADQQPLFKALYSVTWGQLGTGPVPSLLWSVSFMLCCWLMGYVLYKRKIFIRL, from the coding sequence ATGAACCAGCCTGCGCCCGCGCGTTTTCTTGCCCTTGATGTGTTCCGGGGCCTTACGATCTGTTTTATGATCATCGTCAATACCGGCGGCCCCAATCCCTTTCATGAGTTGCGGCATGCGCAATGGAACGGGTTTACATTAACCGACCTCGTGTTTCCCTCCTTTTTATTTGCAGTAGGTAATGCCATTAGCTTTTCAACCTCAAAATGGGAATTACAACCCCGGCAAACCGTGGTCCTCAAAATACTTAAACGTACGTTGCTTCTGTTTTTGATCGGTTACCTGATGTATTGGCTGCCTTTTGTAAAAATAGATCCGCAGAACCATCTGCATCCCTTTCCTATTGGCGAAACCCGGATCTTTGGCGTACTGCAGCGCATTGCGCTTTGCTACGGGATCGGCGCCCTGATCATTTATTTTGCGTCCCGCAGAACCGTCCTTATTACTGCAGCGGGACTGCTATTGGGATACTGGCTCCTGGCAGCAATTTTTGGAGACTATACCCTCAATGGTGCAGCCACTACCAAACTGGATATCCTCACATTAACACCACCACACCTGTACAAAAAAGGACCGGAAAATGCGTTTGATCCCGAAGGACTGCTCAGCACCCTGCCGGCGATTGTCAATGTGCTGATCGGGTACTTTGCAGGTGCCCATATAAAAAAGAATCCCCGGAGTTTTGAAATGCTGGCCTTACTGGCCATTGCGGGGTTCCTGCTCCTGTCTGCGGGGTATCTATGGAATCTTGTTTTCCCAATTAATAAAAAGCTATGGACGAGCAGCTTTGCATGCCTTACAACGGGCCTTGATTGCCTGATACTGACCACCATTCTGTATTTCATTGACTTCAGGGGCAACCGGACCGGTGTTCATTTTTTTGAAGTATTTGGTAAAAATGCATTGTTTATTTATTTATTCAGCGAAGTGATCCCGATACTGCTTTCCAGTTTTTATACAGCAGACCAGCAGCCGCTTTTCAAGGCCCTTTATTCGGTTACCTGGGGACAGCTTGGAACCGGCCCCGTTCCCTCCCTGCTATGGTCCGTAAGCTTCATGCTTTGTTGCTGGCTGATGGGATATGTACTTTATAAAAGAAAAATATTTATCCGGCTTTAA
- a CDS encoding DUF721 domain-containing protein produces MAEYSLGEALNEFLNKSRLKGDIQALRIDGVWEEIMGKTVARYTDKLQIFGDKLIISTTVAPLKNELIYQREKIIQRVNEALGQKVIREIIVK; encoded by the coding sequence GTGGCAGAATATTCTTTAGGCGAAGCACTGAATGAATTTTTGAATAAAAGCCGTCTTAAAGGCGATATACAGGCCCTGCGCATCGATGGGGTTTGGGAAGAGATCATGGGCAAAACGGTGGCCCGATACACGGACAAACTGCAGATCTTTGGCGATAAGCTAATCATTTCCACAACCGTTGCCCCACTTAAGAACGAACTGATCTATCAACGGGAAAAAATCATTCAACGCGTAAATGAAGCGCTGGGACAAAAGGTAATCAGGGAGATCATTGTTAAATAG
- a CDS encoding ABC transporter permease → MLGYIIRKAIYGLLVMAGVVLLVFFLFQGFGDPSRLIMGQSGDQKTQENIRRELYLDQPKWRQFLLYVNDVSPLAIHSREEIASKQLKGFFIGGATKLAFKVPYLRRSYQTKRAVTSVLMEALPGTLMLTLAAMALAVVVGIPLGVVAAVRQNSWLDTSAIFSSIVGISAPSFFMGIIIAYVFGFVLTKYTGLHITGNWFDIDPVTGKRVLTLKNLILPAITLGIRPLAIITQLTRSAMLDVLDQDYIRTAYAKGLRKQTVIWKHGLKNALNPVITAVTGWFAELLAGAFFVEYIFGWQGIGKVTVDALEKLDYPVVMGSVLISAAFFVIMNIVADILYGVFDPRVRI, encoded by the coding sequence ATGCTAGGATACATTATTAGAAAAGCAATATATGGCCTGCTGGTTATGGCAGGGGTGGTACTGCTGGTGTTTTTTTTATTCCAGGGCTTTGGCGACCCTTCCCGTTTGATAATGGGGCAGAGTGGTGATCAGAAAACGCAGGAAAATATCCGCAGGGAGTTGTATCTCGATCAACCGAAATGGAGGCAGTTCCTGCTGTATGTAAACGATGTATCGCCGCTGGCCATACATAGCCGGGAGGAGATCGCATCCAAGCAGCTAAAAGGTTTTTTTATCGGCGGAGCAACCAAGCTCGCCTTTAAAGTGCCTTACCTGCGCCGGTCTTATCAAACCAAAAGAGCGGTAACCAGTGTCCTGATGGAAGCACTGCCCGGAACCCTGATGCTGACGCTGGCTGCCATGGCGCTGGCAGTGGTGGTTGGTATTCCTTTAGGCGTGGTTGCAGCTGTGCGGCAAAATTCCTGGCTGGACACCAGTGCTATTTTTTCCAGCATTGTAGGCATTTCGGCGCCCTCCTTTTTTATGGGTATCATCATTGCCTATGTTTTTGGTTTTGTACTTACGAAATATACAGGCCTCCACATTACCGGTAATTGGTTCGATATCGACCCCGTAACGGGCAAGCGGGTGCTTACGTTAAAGAACCTGATCCTGCCGGCCATCACACTGGGCATCCGCCCGCTGGCCATTATTACCCAGCTTACCAGGAGCGCGATGCTGGATGTGCTGGATCAGGACTATATCCGCACTGCTTATGCCAAAGGGCTGCGCAAACAAACGGTAATATGGAAGCATGGATTGAAAAATGCACTGAACCCTGTGATCACCGCCGTTACCGGCTGGTTTGCAGAATTACTTGCCGGCGCTTTTTTTGTAGAATATATTTTTGGCTGGCAGGGAATCGGTAAAGTAACAGTGGATGCATTGGAGAAGCTCGATTATCCGGTAGTAATGGGCTCTGTCCTTATCTCGGCAGCCTTCTTTGTGATCATGAATATTGTTGCGGACATCCTGTATGGGGTGTTTGATCCAAGGGTACGGATTTAA
- a CDS encoding BT_3928 family protein, giving the protein MKILVAIVRVIVGVLFIFSGLIKANDPIGLSYKMQEFFELWRMSALNGITLTLSVLMIAFEIIAGAALLLGWKKKPVAWLLLLLIVFFTFLTGYAHFSGKFTNCGCFGDCIPITSKTSFIKDLVLLVLILFLFINLRYVQPVFSARTTAVLMVMITGFSFAGQWYTLKYLPVLDCLPFKKGSFIPDKLKIPANAIPDSTEIVFVYEKDGKKVEFNAEQFPADFNDSTYKFINRYDKLIKAGSNNIPEIRGFDFADATGNNVTQQLLGAEYVLLLFHEDMSHPVNDWKRGFEPIYQKARAQGIPMYIISSTAIPVKQSIAGASFKDLEVLAGDRVMIRMAARTNPTIYLLKKGTVAGKWSYKNFNDALQELERIATVH; this is encoded by the coding sequence ATGAAAATACTGGTGGCAATTGTACGGGTCATTGTAGGAGTTCTGTTCATTTTTTCGGGTCTTATCAAAGCAAATGACCCGATTGGACTCAGTTACAAAATGCAGGAGTTCTTTGAACTTTGGAGAATGAGTGCACTGAACGGTATTACCCTCACCCTTTCCGTACTTATGATCGCATTCGAGATCATTGCCGGGGCTGCGTTGTTGCTGGGATGGAAAAAGAAACCGGTTGCCTGGCTCTTGTTGCTGCTGATCGTTTTTTTTACTTTTTTAACCGGCTATGCCCATTTCTCAGGCAAGTTTACAAACTGCGGCTGTTTTGGGGATTGTATTCCCATTACATCAAAAACCTCTTTTATAAAAGACCTGGTGCTACTGGTGCTGATCCTTTTTCTCTTTATAAACCTCCGCTATGTACAGCCGGTTTTTTCAGCAAGGACTACTGCGGTGCTGATGGTGATGATCACCGGGTTTTCTTTCGCAGGTCAATGGTATACGTTGAAATACCTGCCGGTGCTGGACTGCCTGCCTTTTAAGAAAGGAAGTTTTATTCCCGATAAGCTAAAGATTCCGGCCAATGCGATTCCGGACAGTACGGAGATCGTATTTGTATATGAAAAAGACGGTAAAAAAGTTGAGTTCAACGCGGAACAATTCCCGGCAGATTTCAATGACAGCACGTATAAGTTTATTAACCGTTATGATAAATTGATCAAGGCCGGGTCAAACAATATTCCGGAAATCCGGGGATTTGATTTTGCAGATGCCACTGGTAATAATGTTACGCAGCAGCTTCTGGGAGCCGAATATGTCCTGCTGCTGTTTCATGAAGATATGTCGCACCCGGTAAACGACTGGAAGCGTGGATTTGAGCCCATCTATCAGAAGGCCCGTGCGCAGGGAATACCAATGTATATCATCAGCAGTACAGCCATACCGGTAAAACAGTCGATTGCCGGCGCTTCGTTCAAAGACCTGGAAGTACTGGCCGGCGACCGGGTAATGATTCGTATGGCGGCAAGAACCAATCCTACAATATACCTGTTGAAAAAGGGGACGGTTGCAGGGAAATGGAGCTATAAAAATTTTAATGATGCCTTACAGGAACTGGAAAGGATAGCAACGGTGCATTAA
- a CDS encoding DUF1599 domain-containing protein translates to MNKTNAQYERVISECRDVFLKKNKDYGTAWRVLRTISIVDQIYIKAQRIRTIQDLKQQKVADDIAGEFKGIINYGVIGLIQLELPKEAPADLPETTVQTYYDQYTGAAQKLMQDKNHDYGEAWRSMSQESFVDLILMKLQRIRQILDNDQKTLISEGIDANYNDIINYAVFALILQEEANGKKRETA, encoded by the coding sequence ATGAATAAAACAAATGCACAATACGAGCGTGTAATCAGTGAATGCAGGGATGTATTTTTAAAAAAGAACAAAGATTATGGAACCGCCTGGCGGGTGCTCCGTACCATTTCAATCGTAGACCAGATCTATATCAAAGCCCAGCGTATCCGTACCATACAGGACCTGAAACAGCAAAAAGTAGCCGATGATATAGCGGGCGAGTTTAAGGGGATCATTAATTATGGCGTGATTGGGCTGATACAACTGGAATTGCCCAAAGAGGCGCCGGCAGACCTCCCCGAAACAACCGTACAAACTTATTACGACCAGTATACGGGTGCCGCCCAAAAGCTGATGCAGGATAAAAACCACGACTATGGCGAAGCCTGGCGGAGCATGAGCCAGGAAAGTTTTGTAGACCTGATCCTGATGAAGTTACAGCGTATACGGCAGATCCTCGACAACGATCAGAAAACGCTGATCAGTGAGGGGATCGACGCCAACTACAATGATATTATTAACTATGCTGTTTTTGCATTGATTTTACAGGAGGAAGCAAACGGCAAAAAACGGGAAACAGCATGA
- the folP gene encoding dihydropteroate synthase: MGILNVAHDSFYAPSRHAVNESLLHTAEKMLKAGAAILDIGGQSTRPGSITLSAQEEAGAVIPAVTALHKAFPDALLSIDTFYSAVATEAVAAGAVIINDISAGTIDPNMFPAVAALNVPYILMHMQGRPDTMQLRPRYKDVTLELLDFFIEKLALLRTAGVRDVVIDPGFGFGKTNVHNFTLLKNLRHFSMLNCPLLLGVSRKGTIYRTLGTTAEDALNGTTVLHTIGLMNGANILRVHDVREAMEAILLTDRYQQS, from the coding sequence ATGGGCATTTTAAATGTGGCCCATGATTCTTTTTATGCGCCGAGCCGGCACGCAGTAAATGAGTCTTTATTACACACTGCAGAAAAGATGTTGAAGGCCGGTGCAGCGATCCTTGACATCGGTGGCCAAAGCACCCGCCCGGGCAGCATTACCTTATCCGCGCAGGAAGAAGCCGGGGCCGTGATTCCCGCAGTGACGGCGCTGCACAAGGCGTTCCCCGATGCCCTTCTTTCTATCGATACCTTTTACAGCGCCGTGGCCACGGAAGCCGTTGCAGCAGGCGCCGTCATTATAAATGATATCAGTGCCGGAACCATCGACCCAAACATGTTCCCTGCCGTTGCGGCATTGAACGTGCCCTATATCCTGATGCATATGCAGGGCCGCCCGGATACCATGCAACTGCGGCCCCGTTATAAAGATGTAACGCTGGAGCTGCTGGACTTTTTTATTGAAAAGCTGGCATTACTAAGAACTGCGGGAGTACGGGATGTAGTGATTGACCCCGGCTTCGGTTTCGGGAAAACCAATGTCCATAATTTTACGCTTTTAAAAAACCTCCGGCACTTTTCAATGCTTAACTGTCCTCTGCTATTAGGTGTAAGCCGCAAAGGAACCATTTACCGAACCTTGGGAACAACCGCAGAAGATGCCCTGAACGGCACCACTGTTCTGCATACAATCGGACTTATGAACGGGGCAAACATACTACGGGTGCACGATGTACGGGAGGCGATGGAAGCCATCCTTCTGACAGACCGGTACCAGCAATCCTGA
- a CDS encoding DUF922 domain-containing protein has translation MIRYLLTGLLLLSGACAPKMGSRIVAPQAPLADTAFVLVLKAMDRFENDGVKVGSIRSADNGFSVNCSYYEIIEKLRQMARRNGANVIKITRDELPDKKSTCERIWADIYRVPDFRKHEGEIYWSPQRKLAWDDFKGTPSATSYFNFGAVSSCDLKMETNSLSVFKKPKFYTEAVFNCYKSWVRPRARGDSTTLAHEQCHFDIAELYRRKLQQQLEQSGINVLELQEAVKRMSRDIGKQMAKRNDVYDEETDHGLNRQRQQEWQLLIAAELDALKMYEQHR, from the coding sequence ATGATACGATACCTGCTAACGGGCCTGTTGTTGTTGTCAGGAGCATGTGCACCCAAAATGGGTAGCCGGATCGTGGCTCCGCAGGCACCCCTGGCTGATACGGCCTTTGTGCTTGTATTAAAAGCAATGGACCGGTTTGAAAATGACGGTGTAAAAGTGGGGAGCATCCGCTCTGCCGACAACGGATTTTCGGTAAATTGTTCTTATTATGAAATCATTGAAAAACTCCGGCAAATGGCGCGCCGGAACGGTGCCAATGTAATAAAGATAACCAGAGACGAGCTCCCGGATAAGAAGAGTACCTGTGAGCGCATTTGGGCCGATATTTACAGGGTGCCGGATTTTAGAAAACATGAGGGGGAGATCTATTGGTCGCCGCAAAGAAAACTGGCCTGGGATGATTTTAAAGGCACCCCATCTGCCACCAGCTATTTTAATTTTGGAGCAGTATCCTCCTGCGATCTAAAAATGGAAACCAATAGCCTCAGCGTTTTCAAAAAGCCGAAATTTTATACGGAGGCGGTGTTCAATTGCTATAAAAGCTGGGTGCGCCCGCGTGCCAGGGGCGATAGCACAACGCTGGCACATGAGCAATGCCATTTTGATATAGCGGAGCTGTACCGCCGGAAATTGCAGCAGCAACTGGAGCAGTCTGGCATAAATGTTCTTGAGCTACAGGAAGCTGTAAAACGCATGAGCAGGGATATCGGAAAACAAATGGCAAAAAGAAATGATGTCTATGACGAAGAAACCGATCACGGCCTGAACCGTCAGCGCCAGCAGGAATGGCAGTTGCTTATTGCTGCGGAACTGGATGCGCTAAAAATGTATGAGCAACACCGGTGA
- the trxA gene encoding thioredoxin, protein MAANFQTLINGEKPVLVDFTATWCGPCKMMKPVLEEVKSNMGEKVTIIKVDIDQSPQAAAFYHVQSVPTLILFKKGQIVWRQSGVIPATQLTGILKSVV, encoded by the coding sequence ATGGCAGCTAATTTTCAAACATTGATCAACGGTGAAAAACCGGTGCTGGTTGATTTTACAGCCACCTGGTGCGGTCCCTGTAAGATGATGAAGCCGGTTTTGGAAGAAGTAAAATCCAACATGGGTGAAAAAGTAACTATTATAAAGGTGGATATCGATCAAAGTCCCCAGGCGGCGGCGTTTTATCACGTGCAAAGTGTACCAACCCTCATATTATTTAAGAAAGGGCAGATCGTTTGGCGGCAAAGCGGGGTGATTCCTGCCACACAACTTACGGGGATCCTCAAATCTGTTGTTTAA
- a CDS encoding FKBP-type peptidyl-prolyl cis-trans isomerase — protein sequence MKQLKTIGLCLFTAAAFTACKNADFKTTASGLKYKIIDGGSKDSTKTGDVLKFHVIQKISGAKDTVMYNSYTTMPEYMPVQQLMPEQTNYSPLEVLPKLKKGDSLIAILFVDSLIKKGQIQEAQMPAFLKKGDKITFTFKVLNVFKNDSLAMADRQKEGEAYQKREEAKQKAVVDAFEKAGGKDKQIKDMEAYLKKKNITAVKSALGTFVKIDNPGNGAQVTDGKFVTLKYTGKTVDGDKPFDSNTMTAQVGSGGAIPGFEDGLKQFKEGGKGVIYIPGFLAYTQGVPPGAPFKAYDGLYFEVEITHVGDAPPQQQQPVMPVPQEAPKADSAKAGGKK from the coding sequence ATGAAACAATTAAAAACAATCGGGTTGTGCCTGTTCACAGCAGCTGCGTTTACAGCCTGTAAGAATGCGGATTTTAAAACGACGGCAAGCGGTCTGAAATATAAAATCATCGACGGCGGTAGCAAGGATTCTACAAAAACCGGCGACGTATTGAAGTTCCATGTAATTCAAAAAATTTCAGGCGCAAAGGATACCGTTATGTATAACTCGTATACTACCATGCCGGAGTATATGCCTGTTCAGCAACTGATGCCAGAGCAAACCAACTACAGCCCGCTGGAAGTGCTGCCCAAATTGAAAAAAGGAGACAGCCTTATTGCCATTCTTTTTGTAGATTCTCTTATCAAGAAAGGACAGATACAGGAAGCCCAGATGCCTGCCTTCCTGAAAAAGGGAGACAAAATTACGTTTACCTTTAAGGTGTTGAATGTATTTAAAAATGACAGTCTTGCTATGGCGGACCGTCAGAAAGAGGGAGAAGCCTATCAGAAAAGAGAGGAAGCCAAACAAAAAGCCGTAGTGGATGCATTTGAAAAAGCTGGTGGAAAAGATAAGCAGATCAAGGATATGGAAGCATATCTGAAAAAGAAGAATATTACAGCAGTAAAATCAGCCCTGGGTACGTTTGTTAAAATAGACAATCCCGGCAACGGAGCACAGGTAACCGATGGCAAATTCGTTACGTTGAAGTATACTGGTAAAACAGTAGACGGTGACAAGCCGTTCGATTCCAATACCATGACGGCTCAGGTAGGCTCCGGTGGGGCAATCCCGGGCTTCGAAGACGGTCTGAAACAGTTTAAAGAGGGCGGAAAGGGTGTGATTTATATCCCCGGGTTCCTGGCCTATACACAGGGCGTGCCTCCCGGTGCACCGTTTAAAGCATATGATGGGTTGTATTTTGAAGTGGAAATTACCCATGTGGGAGATGCTCCTCCGCAGCAACAGCAGCCGGTAATGCCGGTACCCCAGGAAGCGCCGAAGGCTGATTCTGCAAAAGCCGGTGGCAAGAAATAA
- a CDS encoding FKBP-type peptidyl-prolyl cis-trans isomerase, producing MKQLQKIGLFLFAVLVFTACKNTEFKTTSSGLKYKIFGSGGKDSLAETAVLKMNMTVKVKGHKDTVLADTYGKLPFFTGARPYQPNQPIYDPAEVFKYLKKGDSMVAIVYIDSAIRKGMLPEAQMPPYFKKGDQIIYTYKVLDVFSSDSLARNDYKAEIEKLQKNEELALEKSGEKAKQTTEVENYLKSKNINAVKTPLGAFVKIDNPGTGAPVADKKFVSVKYTGKKVLNDSTFEGPNSFTTQIGVNGAIRGFEDGLRQFKQGGKGVIYIPGFLAYGKTPPPGSPFKEFEPLYFEVEITEVSDSMPAPQMPPAAAQKIASPGKEKKK from the coding sequence ATGAAACAACTACAAAAAATCGGGCTATTCCTGTTTGCTGTCTTGGTTTTTACAGCTTGCAAGAATACGGAGTTTAAGACCACATCCAGTGGGCTTAAATATAAAATCTTTGGAAGCGGGGGAAAGGACAGCCTGGCAGAGACCGCTGTTTTAAAGATGAACATGACAGTGAAAGTTAAGGGGCATAAGGATACCGTATTGGCAGATACTTATGGTAAGCTTCCCTTCTTTACAGGGGCACGGCCTTACCAGCCCAATCAGCCGATATATGACCCAGCTGAAGTATTCAAATACCTGAAAAAAGGAGACAGTATGGTGGCCATTGTTTATATCGATTCGGCTATCCGGAAAGGAATGTTGCCGGAGGCGCAAATGCCTCCTTATTTCAAAAAAGGCGACCAAATCATCTATACCTATAAAGTGCTGGATGTATTTTCCAGCGACAGCCTGGCACGTAACGATTATAAGGCCGAAATCGAAAAATTACAAAAGAACGAAGAACTGGCCCTGGAAAAATCGGGTGAAAAAGCAAAACAAACCACAGAAGTAGAAAATTATCTGAAAAGCAAAAACATCAATGCAGTAAAAACACCATTGGGGGCTTTTGTAAAGATAGATAATCCCGGTACTGGTGCGCCGGTGGCAGATAAGAAATTTGTTTCAGTAAAATATACCGGAAAAAAAGTATTGAACGACAGCACTTTTGAAGGTCCGAACTCCTTCACCACGCAGATTGGGGTAAACGGGGCGATACGCGGTTTTGAAGACGGATTAAGGCAGTTCAAACAAGGAGGGAAAGGCGTGATTTATATTCCCGGATTTCTTGCCTACGGAAAAACCCCGCCTCCGGGATCGCCGTTTAAAGAATTTGAACCTTTGTATTTTGAGGTAGAAATTACTGAAGTGAGCGATTCCATGCCTGCGCCTCAAATGCCGCCTGCAGCTGCTCAAAAAATAGCTTCCCCTGGAAAAGAGAAGAAGAAATAA
- a CDS encoding FKBP-type peptidyl-prolyl cis-trans isomerase: protein MKRFRTIGLFLFTAIAFTACKNTEFKTLPSGLKYMIIPGEGKDSAAVGNVLKLNMKVRLSGNKDTVLADTYGKLPFYTAVRALPPGQSLYDPSELFPRLKKGDSLVVLIYVDSAIQKGMLPEAQLPPYLKKGDKLTYTYKVLEIFKSDSIARADYQKEMIKDAPRQQKEQEAMMMKMKDEKEAAQKAEDAALEQSGEKAKQTAFVEGILKQKGINASKTPLGAFIKLDSPGTGAQVADAKYVTVKYTGKKMLNDSTFEGPSSFTTKVGIGGIIRGLEDGLKQFRQGGKGTVYIPGYLAYGKTPPPGAPFKEYEPLSFEVEIAAVSDSMPAPQLPPVAPPAEKEKK from the coding sequence ATGAAACGATTCAGAACTATTGGGCTGTTCCTGTTTACGGCGATTGCCTTTACTGCTTGCAAAAATACAGAATTCAAAACCTTACCCAGCGGTCTCAAGTATATGATAATTCCCGGAGAAGGGAAAGACAGTGCCGCGGTAGGAAATGTTTTAAAGCTAAACATGAAGGTACGGCTCAGCGGGAATAAGGATACCGTACTGGCAGATACGTATGGCAAGCTTCCTTTTTACACAGCGGTTCGCGCGCTGCCCCCGGGGCAATCGCTATATGATCCATCAGAATTGTTTCCCCGGCTAAAAAAAGGTGACAGCCTTGTGGTATTGATCTATGTGGATTCAGCCATTCAAAAAGGGATGTTACCTGAAGCACAGCTGCCGCCTTATTTAAAGAAGGGGGATAAACTAACATATACCTACAAGGTTTTGGAGATCTTTAAATCCGATAGCATTGCCCGGGCCGATTACCAGAAGGAAATGATCAAAGATGCACCGCGCCAGCAAAAAGAGCAGGAGGCCATGATGATGAAGATGAAGGACGAAAAGGAGGCCGCTCAAAAAGCAGAAGATGCAGCACTGGAACAATCGGGAGAGAAAGCAAAGCAAACTGCATTTGTTGAGGGCATTCTTAAGCAAAAAGGCATTAATGCCAGTAAAACCCCATTGGGCGCATTTATAAAACTGGACAGTCCGGGAACAGGAGCGCAGGTTGCGGACGCTAAATACGTGACCGTAAAATATACAGGGAAAAAGATGCTGAATGATAGTACCTTTGAAGGGCCCAGCTCTTTCACCACCAAGGTGGGAATCGGGGGTATTATCCGGGGACTGGAAGATGGATTAAAGCAATTCAGGCAAGGAGGGAAGGGAACAGTTTATATTCCTGGTTACCTGGCTTATGGCAAAACGCCTCCTCCGGGTGCGCCGTTTAAAGAATATGAGCCCTTGTCTTTTGAGGTTGAAATTGCGGCAGTAAGTGATAGCATGCCTGCGCCTCAATTGCCGCCGGTAGCGCCGCCTGCCGAAAAGGAAAAAAAATAA
- a CDS encoding DHH family phosphoesterase, protein MVITMHQKPDADAMGASLGWAHYLKKLGHTITVVSPTNWAPWLNWMPGAGQVLNYDKEREKAQAALAEAAWLFCLDFNIFHRTKNFEQDLYKAQCLKVLIDHHREPDVQSFDFGISNVAKSSTCEMIFDLILAAGDEAMLDKEISACLYAGLIADTGSFRFDATTPAVHEMAARLMEQGIRHTEIHSLLFDNFLENRLRFMGHVFSHRLEFFYEYNTALIAIPKYDIIKYEIKTGDTEGLVNFPLSVQGIKLAALVIDREEERKWSFRSKDDFDCNTFARTYFNGGGHFNASGGGSKDSLPETINKFKQALKENEHLLQ, encoded by the coding sequence GTGGTGATAACCATGCACCAGAAGCCAGATGCGGATGCTATGGGTGCTTCCCTGGGGTGGGCGCATTATCTTAAAAAACTGGGACATACAATTACGGTGGTATCGCCCACCAACTGGGCACCCTGGCTGAACTGGATGCCAGGTGCAGGTCAGGTACTGAACTACGATAAGGAACGCGAGAAGGCACAGGCGGCCCTTGCTGAAGCGGCCTGGTTATTTTGCCTGGATTTTAATATTTTTCATCGTACCAAGAATTTTGAACAGGATCTGTACAAGGCGCAGTGTTTAAAGGTACTGATCGATCACCACCGGGAACCGGATGTACAGTCTTTTGATTTTGGCATCAGTAATGTGGCCAAAAGTTCTACCTGTGAAATGATCTTTGACCTGATCCTGGCGGCAGGAGACGAAGCGATGCTGGACAAAGAGATCAGTGCCTGTTTGTATGCCGGGCTGATCGCAGATACCGGCTCTTTCCGGTTTGATGCCACTACGCCTGCGGTACATGAAATGGCTGCCCGGTTGATGGAACAGGGGATCCGGCATACCGAAATTCATAGTTTGCTGTTCGATAATTTCCTGGAAAACCGACTGCGTTTTATGGGGCATGTGTTTTCGCACCGCCTCGAATTTTTTTACGAATACAATACGGCGCTTATCGCAATTCCCAAATATGACATCATAAAGTATGAAATAAAAACCGGAGACACCGAAGGCCTGGTAAATTTCCCGTTGTCGGTACAGGGGATCAAACTGGCCGCACTGGTAATAGACCGGGAAGAAGAGCGGAAATGGAGTTTTCGCAGCAAGGACGATTTTGATTGCAACACGTTTGCCCGTACCTACTTTAACGGAGGCGGGCACTTTAATGCCTCCGGCGGCGGATCAAAAGACAGCCTGCCTGAAACCATTAATAAGTTTAAACAGGCATTAAAAGAGAACGAGCATTTATTACAATAA
- a CDS encoding nucleoside-diphosphate kinase, with product MSNRTFTMIKPDAMKNGHAGVIIDRFIKEGYKIVALKVTRLSADKAGEFYAVHKERPFYGELVAFMSSGPIVAAILEKENAVAAFRELIGATDPAKAAEGTIRKLYATSLGENAVHGSDSDENAKIEGDFFFSGLERVL from the coding sequence ATGAGTAATCGTACTTTTACTATGATCAAGCCGGATGCCATGAAAAACGGACATGCGGGCGTTATTATTGATCGTTTTATTAAAGAAGGCTATAAAATCGTTGCATTGAAAGTAACCCGGTTATCAGCCGACAAAGCCGGTGAATTTTATGCCGTACATAAAGAGCGTCCTTTTTACGGGGAGCTGGTAGCGTTCATGAGCAGCGGACCTATTGTTGCCGCTATTCTCGAAAAAGAAAATGCTGTTGCCGCCTTCCGGGAACTGATCGGCGCTACCGACCCTGCCAAGGCCGCAGAAGGCACCATCCGTAAATTATATGCTACCTCCTTAGGCGAAAATGCTGTTCATGGCAGTGACAGCGATGAAAATGCCAAAATCGAAGGTGATTTCTTTTTCAGCGGACTGGAAAGGGTACTCTAA